The Neomonachus schauinslandi chromosome 4, ASM220157v2, whole genome shotgun sequence genome includes a region encoding these proteins:
- the TRMT12 gene encoding tRNA wybutosine-synthesizing protein 2 homolog gives MEREGGKPAAVVAVVTGPRFTQRYREYLEKQKLLDRRHRVEKMPDGTVALPVLGETLPEQHLQELRDRVAPGSTCIVTQLLDPVPSKKAQGCSPAQRLCLEVSRWVEGRGVTWSPELEADLPRSWQRHGDLLLLSEDCFQAKRWKNLEPELWETVASALGVHRVAKRGRVSPDGTRTPAVTLLLGDHGWVEHVDNGIRYKFDVTQCMFSFGNITEKLRVASLPCAGEVLVDLYAGIGYFTLPFLVHAGATFVHACEWNPHAVVALRKNLDINGVADRCQIHFGDNRKLKLSNIADRVNLGLIPSSEEGWPIACQVLRRDAGGILHIHQNVESYPGKNLQPPGSSEMEKEHRPYPQQIIINQCTNGATRGSRRRTLSAATKPEWQRWAESAETRIAALLQQVHGTPWKTQILHIQPVKSYAPHVDHIVLDLECRPCPLVG, from the coding sequence ATGGAAAGGGAAGGTGGGAAGCCTGCGGCTGTTGTCGCGGTTGTGACTGGGCCTCGGTTTACCCAGCGATACAGGGAATATCTCGAGAAGCAGAAACTCCTGGATAGACGGCACCGTGTAGAAAAGATGCCGGATGGCACGGTGGCGCTGCCCGTGCTGGGAGAGACTCTCCCTGAGCAGCACCTTCAAGAGCTGAGGGATCGTGTGGCTCCAGGCAGCACCTGTATAGTAACGCAGCTCCTGGATCCTGTTCCCTCAAAGAAGGCCCAAGGTTGTTCACCTGCCCAAAGGCTGTGTCTTGAAGTGAGTCGCTGGGTAGAGGGCCGGGGAGTGACGTGGTCACCTGAGTTGGAGGCTGATTTGCCCAGATCTTGGCAACGACATGGTGACCTCTTGTTGCTGAGCGAGGACTGTTTCCAAGCCAAGCGATGGAAAAATCTGGAACCAGAACTCTGGGAGACTGTTGCGTCTGCACTTGGCGTCCATCGTGTGGCCAAACGAGGGCGGGTATCACCAGATGGCACTCGAACACCAGCAGTGACTCTGCTGCTGGGCGACCATGGCTGGGTAGAGCACGTGGATAATGGGATCCGATATAAGTTTGACGTGACCCAGTGCATGTTCTCCTTCGGAAACATCACTGAGAAGCTTCGAGTGGCATCGCTGCCCTGTGCTGGAGAAGTGCTGGTGGATCTCTATGCAGGGATTGGTTATTTTACATTGCCCTTCCTAGTCCATGCTGGTGCTACCTTCGTCCATGCCTGTGAGTGGAACCCCCATGCTGTAGTTGCTCTGAGAAAGAACCTTGATATCAATGGAGTGGCAGATCGGTGCCAAATACACTTTGGGGATAACAGAAAACTGAAGCTCTCAAACATTGCAGACAGGGTGAACCTGGGACTGATTCCCAGTTCTGAAGAAGGCTGGCCCATTGCCTGCCAAGTGCTAAGACGGGATGCAGGGGGCATTTTGCATATCCACCAAAATGTGGAATCTTACCCAGGCAAGAATCTCCAGCCTCCTGGAAGCAGTGAAATGGAGAAGGAGCATCGGCCTTATCCTCAGCAAATTATCATCAACCAATGTACAAATGGAGCAACCAGGGGTTCTAGGAGAAGAACGCTGTCAGCAGCCACCAAACCAGAGTGGCAGAGGTGGGCGGAATCTGCAGAAACTCGTATTGCCGCCCTTCTTCAGCAGGTGCACGGGACACCATGGAAGACACAAATCCTGCACATCCAACCAGTGAAATCCTATGCTCCCCACGTGGATCATATAGTGTTGGATTTGGAATGCCGCCCCTGTCCTCTAGTTGGCTAG